One genomic segment of Chitinophaga sancti includes these proteins:
- a CDS encoding DegT/DnrJ/EryC1/StrS family aminotransferase, translating into MPGYEFFGPEERKEVNDVLETGIFMRYGFDGPRKGIWKAKELEQAISEKLNVGYTQIVSSGTAALTVAMQALGIGAGDEVIMPTFTFVASFECIFSVGATPVLVDVDDTLTLDPKAVEAAITPRTKAVMPVHMCGSMADLDALKAICDKHNLILLEDACQSFGATYKGKAVGSIGHAGAFSFDFVKTITCAEGGAIVTNDKDIYVKADGYSDHGHDHLGVDRGADLHPFIGYNFRISELHAAVGLAQVRKLDTFLSIQRKTKKIFKDALSAIPEVSFRRLPDAEGDSATFLAFFLPEESQARAAAAAMKAAGLPAFYWFDNNWHYIRNWEHFKQSTVLSRFAPGLQQAMELYKVKQFPASDAIMSRCICTPINLGWSDAEVAERAEKLVNAVKSAL; encoded by the coding sequence ATGCCCGGATATGAATTTTTTGGACCGGAAGAACGCAAGGAAGTAAATGACGTGCTGGAAACCGGCATCTTTATGCGCTATGGGTTTGATGGCCCACGCAAAGGCATCTGGAAAGCAAAGGAGCTGGAACAAGCCATCTCCGAAAAACTGAATGTTGGGTACACACAGATCGTATCCAGCGGTACGGCAGCCCTCACCGTAGCAATGCAGGCGTTGGGCATAGGTGCAGGAGACGAAGTGATCATGCCGACCTTCACATTTGTGGCGAGTTTTGAGTGTATCTTCTCGGTAGGCGCCACTCCGGTGCTGGTAGACGTAGATGATACCCTGACCCTGGACCCTAAAGCGGTTGAGGCAGCAATCACCCCACGTACCAAGGCGGTTATGCCTGTACACATGTGTGGTTCTATGGCAGACCTTGATGCGCTGAAGGCCATCTGCGACAAACACAATCTGATCTTACTTGAAGACGCCTGTCAATCATTTGGCGCAACTTATAAAGGTAAAGCTGTCGGTTCTATCGGCCACGCTGGCGCCTTCTCCTTTGACTTTGTAAAGACCATCACCTGTGCTGAAGGTGGTGCTATCGTTACTAACGACAAGGATATTTATGTAAAAGCGGACGGTTACTCTGATCATGGCCACGACCACCTGGGCGTAGACCGTGGTGCAGATCTGCACCCATTCATCGGGTACAACTTCCGCATTTCTGAACTACATGCAGCTGTAGGTCTCGCGCAGGTTAGAAAACTGGATACTTTCCTGAGCATCCAGCGCAAAACCAAAAAGATATTTAAAGATGCATTGTCTGCCATTCCTGAGGTGAGCTTTCGCCGCCTGCCGGATGCAGAAGGAGATAGTGCCACTTTCCTCGCCTTCTTCCTGCCGGAAGAATCTCAGGCCAGAGCGGCTGCCGCAGCTATGAAAGCTGCCGGTCTGCCTGCTTTTTATTGGTTCGATAACAACTGGCATTATATCCGTAACTGGGAACACTTTAAACAAAGCACGGTGCTGAGCCGTTTTGCACCCGGCCTGCAACAGGCAATGGAGCTGTACAAAGTGAAACAATTCCCAGCTTCTGATGCGATCATGAGCCGTTGCATCTGCACTCCTATCAATTTAGGCTGGAGCGATGCTGAGGTGGCTGAGCGTGCTGAGAAACTGGTAAATGCAGTAAAAAGCGCCCTGTAA
- the kdsB gene encoding 3-deoxy-manno-octulosonate cytidylyltransferase — translation MKKVALIPARYGATRFPGKLMAKLGGKSVILRTYESTVKTGVFDEVMVVTDSDVIYQEIISNGGKAVMSQKEHECGTDRIAEAIADREDVEIIVNVQGDEPFTQKEPLEKLLQVFEGEAGQKVQVASLMQELKEWSSIEDPNYVKVAVDKQFNALFFSRSVIPYPRDKQVKSVYYEHIGIYAFRRKTLLDFTQMPVSPLEAAEKIECLRYLENGISMKMVVTEYMGVEIDTPEDLVKAEKLL, via the coding sequence ATGAAAAAAGTAGCCTTAATACCTGCCCGCTATGGCGCTACCCGTTTCCCGGGCAAGCTGATGGCTAAACTAGGCGGTAAGTCAGTGATCCTGCGCACGTATGAAAGCACTGTGAAAACAGGTGTGTTCGACGAAGTAATGGTCGTAACTGACTCCGATGTAATCTACCAGGAGATCATTAGCAATGGTGGTAAAGCAGTCATGAGCCAAAAGGAGCATGAGTGTGGTACCGACCGTATTGCCGAAGCGATCGCTGACAGGGAAGATGTAGAGATCATCGTAAATGTTCAGGGAGACGAACCTTTCACCCAGAAAGAGCCGCTGGAAAAACTGCTTCAGGTGTTCGAAGGCGAAGCTGGTCAGAAAGTACAGGTAGCCTCCCTGATGCAGGAGCTGAAAGAGTGGTCATCCATCGAAGATCCTAATTATGTAAAGGTGGCCGTGGATAAACAGTTCAACGCACTTTTCTTCTCCCGTTCCGTCATTCCTTATCCCCGCGATAAACAGGTGAAATCCGTTTATTATGAGCACATTGGTATCTATGCATTCCGCCGCAAAACCCTGCTGGACTTTACCCAAATGCCGGTAAGCCCACTGGAAGCCGCGGAGAAAATAGAATGCCTGCGCTACCTGGAAAATGGCATTTCCATGAAAATGGTGGTGACTGAGTACATGGGTGTGGAAATCGATACACCGGAAGACCTGGTGAAAGCAGAAAAATTATTATAA
- a CDS encoding iron-containing alcohol dehydrogenase family protein, translating to MKFRNFKMVDYVVYGRGCFDQLDEILAPHRKGDAPMIFFVDHFFQGNEAFAKRIPVRGKDKIIFIDVTDEPKTKYVDKVRDDLKAEFGEVSGIIGIGGGSVMDMAKAVSLMMTNPGSSADYQGWDLVKYPGVYKAGIPTISGTGAEVSRTCVLTGPTRKLGMNSDFTPFDQIVLDPELIRGVPKNQMFYTAMDCYIHCIESLTGTYLNAFSRSYGEESLRLCQEIFLHKPEWDDDADEKLMMASYAGGMSIAYSQVGVAHAVSYGLAYLLGTKHGIGNCIVFDKLEEFYPEGVAEFKEMVKKHIIDIPQGITKGLTDEQFNIMIDVSLGMAPLWENALGKDWKEQMTRERLRALYERL from the coding sequence ATGAAATTCAGGAACTTTAAGATGGTTGACTACGTGGTATATGGCCGCGGATGCTTTGACCAACTGGATGAAATATTGGCTCCCCACCGTAAAGGAGATGCACCCATGATATTTTTCGTGGATCATTTCTTCCAGGGAAACGAGGCTTTTGCTAAGCGTATTCCAGTGAGAGGCAAGGACAAGATTATATTTATTGATGTAACTGACGAACCTAAAACCAAATACGTAGACAAAGTCAGAGATGACCTGAAAGCTGAATTTGGTGAGGTGAGCGGTATCATCGGTATCGGTGGCGGGTCTGTAATGGACATGGCCAAAGCGGTATCGCTGATGATGACCAACCCGGGGTCTTCTGCTGACTACCAGGGCTGGGACCTGGTAAAGTATCCTGGTGTATACAAGGCAGGTATTCCAACCATCTCCGGTACCGGGGCTGAAGTAAGCCGTACCTGTGTACTGACAGGTCCTACCCGTAAGCTGGGTATGAACTCTGACTTTACACCGTTCGACCAGATCGTACTGGATCCTGAATTGATCAGGGGCGTACCTAAGAACCAGATGTTCTATACTGCGATGGATTGTTATATCCACTGTATAGAGTCACTGACGGGTACTTACCTGAATGCTTTCAGCCGTTCTTACGGTGAAGAATCATTGCGCCTGTGCCAGGAAATCTTCCTGCATAAGCCTGAATGGGATGACGATGCTGATGAGAAACTAATGATGGCATCTTATGCCGGTGGTATGAGTATCGCTTATTCTCAGGTGGGTGTGGCACACGCTGTGAGCTACGGTCTGGCTTACCTGCTGGGTACCAAGCACGGTATTGGTAACTGTATTGTATTCGACAAACTGGAAGAGTTCTATCCTGAAGGCGTAGCTGAGTTCAAAGAAATGGTGAAGAAACACATCATCGACATTCCACAGGGCATCACCAAAGGACTGACAGATGAGCAATTCAACATCATGATCGATGTATCCCTGGGTATGGCTCCGCTGTGGGAAAATGCATTGGGTAAAGATTGGAAAGAGCAAATGACTAGAGAAAGACTGAGAGCGCTGTACGAACGGCTGTAA
- a CDS encoding MFS transporter yields MDQSHGSIYTFHFIMLCLSNALFSASYNMMLPDLPAYLSSMGGEQYKGYILALFTLMAGLSRPFSGKLTDTVGRVPVMIFGSVICVICSLLYPLVSTVAAFLLLRFFHGFSTGFKPTGTAAYVADIVPNTRRAEAMGMVGLFSTIGMALGPAIGGYVTSIWDIHVMFQLSAVFALLSVVILVGSMKETLPNKQGFRLSTLRISKSEIFEPLVLAPVIVTFITYYSYGVLFTIIPDFSAYVGLPPASKGLFYTFFTASSISIRLLAGKVSDRYGRLPVLKIATVIMAVGVFTLGVAHSPAMMLTAAVIYGVSVGLNSPAVTAWTIDLGRPEHKGRALASMYIAQEAGIGIGAYLSAFVYHNDSRFFPLTFYSTAIVTLAATVYLIFIYQNRRMQTVKQFVFSPGKWFQR; encoded by the coding sequence ATGGATCAGTCGCACGGGAGTATCTATACCTTCCACTTTATCATGCTATGCCTTAGCAATGCACTGTTTTCCGCCAGCTACAACATGATGCTACCAGACTTGCCTGCTTACCTCAGCAGCATGGGCGGCGAACAATACAAAGGCTACATTCTTGCTTTGTTTACACTCATGGCAGGGCTATCACGGCCCTTTAGCGGTAAACTCACTGACACTGTTGGCCGCGTTCCGGTAATGATTTTCGGCTCTGTGATCTGTGTGATCTGTAGCCTGCTTTATCCCCTGGTCAGCACAGTAGCCGCCTTCTTATTACTCCGCTTCTTTCACGGCTTCTCTACAGGCTTCAAGCCTACCGGTACCGCTGCTTATGTGGCCGATATCGTACCCAATACCCGCAGAGCAGAAGCGATGGGTATGGTCGGACTCTTCAGCACCATTGGTATGGCACTGGGCCCAGCCATAGGAGGATATGTTACTTCTATCTGGGATATACATGTAATGTTCCAGTTATCGGCAGTGTTCGCCTTATTATCAGTAGTGATACTGGTAGGTAGTATGAAAGAAACGCTGCCGAATAAACAAGGCTTCCGCCTCTCCACACTCAGGATCTCTAAATCAGAGATCTTTGAGCCATTGGTACTGGCGCCGGTGATCGTTACTTTCATCACTTATTACAGCTATGGGGTACTGTTCACTATTATTCCTGATTTCAGTGCTTACGTAGGTCTGCCGCCAGCTAGCAAAGGCCTGTTTTATACATTTTTTACCGCCAGCTCTATCAGCATCCGGTTGTTAGCTGGTAAGGTCTCTGACCGGTATGGCAGATTGCCGGTGTTGAAGATCGCGACGGTGATTATGGCAGTTGGGGTATTTACTCTAGGCGTGGCCCACTCCCCCGCTATGATGCTCACGGCCGCTGTGATCTATGGTGTATCTGTAGGATTGAATTCTCCTGCCGTGACAGCCTGGACCATTGATCTGGGCAGACCAGAACACAAAGGACGGGCACTGGCTTCCATGTACATTGCTCAGGAAGCGGGTATTGGTATTGGCGCTTACCTGTCAGCCTTTGTATATCACAACGATTCCAGGTTCTTTCCCCTCACCTTCTACTCTACCGCAATAGTGACCCTTGCTGCTACGGTCTATTTGATCTTTATTTATCAAAATCGCCGTATGCAAACTGTAAAACAATTTGTATTTTCACCAGGCAAGTGGTTTCAACGATAA